The following are encoded in a window of Solidesulfovibrio magneticus RS-1 genomic DNA:
- the rplI gene encoding 50S ribosomal protein L9, giving the protein MELILRADVENLGRLGDKVSVKPGYGRNYLIPQGLAMLATPANLRRFENESKKLQAKRDALIADAKGLADRLAEIAIVIEVRVGEGAKLYGSVTTAIIADKLAELGFDIDRKKIVLAEPIRSLGHYDVPVKLLPELRGSVKVSVVRQGGPEDEEIAEAAPVAEAQAEADGHSTEETA; this is encoded by the coding sequence ATGGAACTCATTTTGCGCGCGGACGTGGAAAATCTGGGCCGCCTTGGCGACAAAGTCTCGGTCAAGCCCGGCTACGGCCGCAACTATCTGATCCCCCAGGGCCTGGCCATGCTGGCCACGCCAGCCAATCTGCGCCGTTTCGAAAACGAGAGCAAGAAGCTCCAGGCCAAGCGTGACGCCCTGATCGCCGACGCCAAGGGCCTGGCCGACCGTCTGGCCGAAATCGCCATCGTCATCGAAGTGCGTGTGGGCGAAGGCGCCAAGCTCTACGGCTCCGTCACCACCGCCATCATCGCCGACAAGCTGGCCGAACTCGGTTTCGACATCGACCGCAAGAAGATCGTCCTGGCCGAACCCATCCGGTCGCTGGGACACTACGATGTGCCCGTGAAGCTCCTGCCCGAGCTGCGCGGTTCCGTGAAGGTCTCGGTGGTGCGCCAGGGCGGCCCCGAGGACGAGGAAATCGCCGAAGCCGCTCCGGTGGCCGAAGCCCAGGCCGAAGCCGATGGACACTCCACGGAAGAAACCGCGTAA
- the rpsR gene encoding 30S ribosomal protein S18, whose amino-acid sequence MAFKKKFTPKKKFCRFCANKNLPVDYKRPDILKDFITDRGKIIARRITGTCAKCQRRLTLEIKRARQMALLYYTATHSAEHLKKM is encoded by the coding sequence ATGGCCTTTAAGAAAAAGTTCACCCCGAAAAAGAAGTTCTGCCGTTTTTGCGCCAACAAAAACCTGCCCGTTGATTACAAGCGTCCGGACATCCTGAAGGATTTCATCACGGATCGCGGCAAGATCATCGCCCGGCGCATCACCGGCACCTGCGCCAAGTGCCAGCGTCGCCTGACCCTTGAGATCAAGCGCGCCCGCCAGATGGCCCTCTTGTACTACACGGCCACGCACAGCGCCGAACACCTGAAGAAGATGTAA
- the dnaB gene encoding replicative DNA helicase, with protein sequence MDTPRKKPRNARAAGSGSGEPLTGQALERVSSDVLRKVPPQNLEAEQSVLGGILLKNATLFNLVDVIGEDDFYSPAHRFIYQAILDLARRNAPVDLVSLAEALRASGKLDEVGGPAYLAELASATVSAANAAHHAEIVREKSVQRRLISTAVDIISSCYEGAQTTEQLLDASEQAIFSITDSKATKGLKSSKDIIHNVFEQIEQRMENKELVTGVASGYYQFDEMTAGLQPSDLIIVAGRPSMGKTAFAMNVAMRAAAMSAIPTAVFSLEMSMEQIMQRMLCCWGKVDLAKLRRARLDDEDWSRLYDAANHLSASPIFVDDTPAITTMDLRARCRRLKAEHGLGLIMVDYLQLMRASRHIDSREQEISDISRSLKALAKELHVPVVALSQLNRKVEERADKRPMMSDLRESGAIEQDADVIIFLYRAAAYKKKEELTPEDNVAEVIIGKQRNGPTGMVKLLFLKESTAFENLSDIPPPSEFGMG encoded by the coding sequence ATGGACACTCCACGGAAGAAACCGCGTAACGCCAGAGCCGCCGGCTCGGGAAGCGGCGAACCGCTGACCGGGCAGGCCCTGGAGCGGGTCTCTTCCGACGTCCTGCGAAAAGTTCCCCCCCAGAACCTCGAAGCCGAACAGTCGGTTTTGGGGGGGATTCTCCTCAAAAACGCCACGCTTTTCAATCTCGTCGATGTCATCGGCGAGGACGATTTCTACTCCCCGGCCCACCGCTTCATCTATCAGGCCATCCTCGATCTGGCCCGGCGCAACGCCCCGGTGGACCTCGTGTCCCTGGCCGAAGCCCTGCGCGCCTCGGGCAAGCTCGACGAGGTCGGCGGCCCGGCCTATCTGGCCGAGCTGGCCTCGGCCACGGTCTCGGCCGCCAACGCCGCCCACCACGCCGAGATCGTCCGCGAAAAATCCGTCCAGCGCCGGCTCATCAGCACCGCCGTGGACATCATCAGCAGCTGCTACGAAGGGGCCCAGACCACCGAGCAATTGCTCGACGCCTCCGAGCAGGCCATTTTTTCCATCACCGACTCCAAGGCCACCAAGGGACTCAAGTCCTCCAAGGACATCATCCACAACGTGTTCGAGCAGATCGAACAGCGCATGGAGAACAAGGAACTCGTCACCGGCGTGGCCTCGGGCTACTACCAGTTCGACGAGATGACCGCCGGTCTCCAGCCCTCCGATCTCATCATCGTGGCCGGCCGCCCGTCCATGGGCAAGACCGCCTTTGCCATGAACGTGGCCATGCGCGCCGCCGCCATGTCGGCCATTCCCACGGCCGTTTTTTCCCTGGAAATGTCCATGGAGCAGATCATGCAGCGCATGCTGTGCTGCTGGGGCAAGGTCGATCTGGCCAAGCTGCGCCGGGCGCGCCTTGACGACGAGGACTGGTCGCGGCTCTACGACGCGGCCAACCATCTGTCCGCCTCGCCCATTTTCGTGGACGACACTCCGGCCATCACCACCATGGATCTGCGCGCCCGCTGCCGCCGCCTCAAGGCCGAGCACGGCCTTGGGCTCATCATGGTGGACTACCTCCAGCTCATGCGCGCCTCGCGCCACATCGATTCCCGCGAGCAGGAAATTTCCGACATCTCCCGAAGCCTCAAGGCCCTGGCCAAGGAGCTGCACGTGCCGGTGGTGGCCCTGTCCCAGCTCAACCGCAAGGTCGAGGAGCGCGCCGACAAACGCCCCATGATGTCCGACCTGCGCGAATCCGGGGCCATCGAACAGGACGCCGACGTCATCATCTTTCTCTACCGCGCCGCCGCCTATAAGAAAAAGGAAGAGCTCACCCCCGAGGACAACGTGGCCGAGGTCATCATCGGCAAGCAGCGAAACGGCCCCACGGGCATGGTGAAGCTGCTGTTCCTCAAGGAATCGACGGCGTTCGAGAACCTCTCCGACATCCCGCCCCCGTCCGAATTCGGCATGGGCTGA
- the rpsF gene encoding 30S ribosomal protein S6, with the protein MRKYEALLLLSPELATDNRQEIVENLKGVLERQGTTMLSVDEWGMKDLAYPVQKKTRGHYTRFEFAAPATAIAEFERIVRITDGVMKFITVKLADKYVPEGA; encoded by the coding sequence ATGCGGAAGTACGAAGCCTTGTTGCTGCTCTCCCCGGAGCTGGCGACGGACAATCGGCAGGAGATCGTCGAGAACCTCAAGGGTGTTCTCGAACGCCAGGGAACCACCATGCTCAGCGTTGACGAGTGGGGCATGAAGGATCTGGCCTATCCGGTGCAGAAAAAGACCCGCGGCCACTACACCCGTTTCGAATTCGCCGCCCCGGCCACGGCCATCGCCGAATTCGAACGCATTGTGCGCATCACCGACGGCGTCATGAAGTTCATCACCGTCAAGCTTGCCGACAAATACGTGCCTGAGGGAGCCTAG